The following nucleotide sequence is from Bacteroidales bacterium.
GCGTGATTAAATACATTAATAATCAATCTGTTCACCACATAACAAAAACCTTTAAGGAGGAATATCTTGAAATGCTGAAAAAATTTGAGGTGGATTATGATGAACGTTTTGTTTTTAAACCGGTTGAGATTGATTATACCGTGCCTGACGGCACTTAATGATTACGTGAATGATGAATTTCTACCGATATAAAGCCCCTGACGGGGCTTGAACCTTGAACCCAATTGACAAATGAATATCTACCGATATAAAGCCCCTGACGGGGCTTGAACCTTGAACCCAATTGACAAATGAATATCTACCGATATAAAGCCCCTGACGGGTCTTGAACCTTGAAACCAATTAACAAATGAATATCTACCAATATTATGTCCCTGACGGGACTGAAGAGCAGAGGCGGAATCGTCCGAAGAAACTGCATAACCGGACCAGGATATTGTTATCCACATTATGGAATGGATATATATCCGTAATCCAAGGTTTTGAAGGCTGTGACACATTTTCCAGCACATTGCCGGCCTGTCCCGTCAGGGACAAAATATCGGTAGAAAACGAAATATTGATGAATTAAAAGTCCCGTCAGGGACGATATTAAAATAAATTTTATACACAAACATGGAAGACCAATGAAGCTGAAGAATTTTGAATCTGACGTGGAACCTGTCATCGTTGAACGAGGACTGGATTACTTTGCATCCGGCGCAGTAGAAGACCTCGCCGAAGACATGCCCGGCTCCTGGAGCGCTGTAGTCATCGGATCTGAAGAATATGATGTATCAGTCGAATTTGAAAATGACTATGTAATTTCATGGGAGTGCGATTGCCCTTACGAATATGGCTTGATGTGCAAGCATGTCGCCGCCACCCTCTTTGCCATCCGGGATGAAATAAAGGGAGGCATGACATCCGATAAAAATAAAAAAGTCAAACATGACACTAACAGTAAATCATCAAAAAAAACAAAAACATCCCCGGAAAGCATCATTGACCGGCTTTCCGAAATAGAGTTAAGGAACTTTGTCAAATCACAGTTAGCTGAAAATGAAGAGCTCCGTAATGCCTTCACTATTGCCTATTCTCACTATTTAGAAGGTGATCCCGTAGAAAAATACCGCAATATACTGAAGTCAATTGTCAATAAGGCTTCAGGACGACATGGCTTTATTGAGTATAAAAACACCTACAAGGTTTCCGATCCTATGTTTGATCTTATTTCAAGATCAAAGCAATTTCTTGCAACAAATAACCTGTACGATAGCCTGGCCATCACAAAGGTTATCATTGAAGAATTGCCGGAAATTCTCCAAATGATAGATGATTCTGATGGTTTTGGATACCAATTCATCCAGGATGCATTCGATATTCTCGATCAGATTTCCACTGAAGCGCCACCGCTGCTGAAAGATGAATTGTTCAATTACTTCATCGAAGAAATGCCAAAGGACAAATACCGGGAATTCGCGTGGGACACCCATTTCCTTGATTTAATCCCGCAAACCATCAGCACTATAGAACAGGAAAAACTGTTCTTTAACCTGATTGACCGGAATATTGAATTAGCAAAAAACAATGAATATGGCCAATACGGGATCATCAGGCTTTTGGAAGCGAAGATCCATTATCTGGAAAACAGCGGCCATGCGGAACAGGCTGCTGATATAATGTCAGAGAATATCGACATACCTGAATTCAGAATTAAACTGATTGATAAAGCCATGATGGAAATCGACCTCATTCAGGCCCGGCAGCTTTGCGAAAACGGAATCTGGCAATCCGAAACTCACCGGAAATATCAAAACTCCGGTTTGAGATTTAAAGAAATCATGCTTGATATTTCTGAAAAGGAAAATAATACTGCTGAGATAAGAAAATGGGCAGAAACGCTCTTTTTTGAAGAATCATTCAATATGGATTATTTCAGGAAGCTGAAAAAATCATGTTCACCTGCCGAATGGCCGGAAAAAGCAGAAGAAATCATCAACAAAATAAAGAAACCAGAAGCCACCGGAGATCATTATCATGCCCAGGCATTGGCAGATATCTTTGTTGAAGAAGATTACCCGGAAAGGCTGCTAACCCTGATGAAGATAAACGCCACGCATCTTTCTTTCATTGACAGGTATTCCAAACATCTTGAAAACATTTATCCATCTGAAATGATCGCTATTTATGAGAAAAACATAACAGACCTGGCTGATCAGACAGGGCGTTCGGTATATGAAAATGTGGCAAGATACCTGATCAAAGTCCGGAAAATTAAAGATGGCGAAACAACAGTTAAAAAGCTGGTGCAAAATTTCAGGCACCAATATAAGAACCGGCGCGCCATGATGGAAGTATTAAACAAACATTTCCCGTATGATGAATGACAAGACCGTTACCGGCACTCAATTTAATTACTTCCTCGTATGCCACCGCAAGCTATGGCTCTTTTCACGCGGCATCACTATGGAGCATGAATCCGATCTTGTGTTGGAAGGAAAGCTGGTCCATGAAGAATCATATCCCCGCCGGAATGAAAGCTTTGAGGAAATTGAAATTGACGGGATAAAAATCGACTTTTTCGATCCGAAAAATAATATCATTCATGAGATCAAGAAATCAAACCGTTTTGAGCAAGCACATGTCTGGCAATTAAAGTATTACATCAGTATTTTAAAGGATCACGGGCTGAATAATGTTACCGGGCTGCTCGAATATCCACGGTTACGGCGAACTGAACAGGTAATCCTGACCGAAGATGACAGAACAGAGATAAACGAATACTTAGCGGAAATCAAGAAAATATTGGCTAATGATAAGTGCCCGGACCGGAAAAAGATCACAGCATGTAAAAATTGCAGTTATTTTGATTTTTGCTGGAGTGGTGAAAGTGATGAACCCATAAGGAAACCCTCATGAAAAAGACCTATTATCTATTCAATCCGGGTCGTTTGAGCCGGAAAGACAATACCCTGAAATTCACCCCGGTGAATGAAGAGGGGGCTGAGCAGGAACCACGTTACCTGCCCGTTGAAGGGGTGTCAGACTTGTATGTTTTCGGCGAACTGACGGCAAACAGCGCGCTGTATAATTTCCTGGGCAAGAACGGGATTCCTGTCCACTTTTTTGATTATTACGAGAATTACTCCGGTTCTTTCATGCCCAAGGACCAGTTGCTTTCCGGCAAATTGCTGGTGA
It contains:
- the cas4 gene encoding CRISPR-associated protein Cas4, with the protein product MNDKTVTGTQFNYFLVCHRKLWLFSRGITMEHESDLVLEGKLVHEESYPRRNESFEEIEIDGIKIDFFDPKNNIIHEIKKSNRFEQAHVWQLKYYISILKDHGLNNVTGLLEYPRLRRTEQVILTEDDRTEINEYLAEIKKILANDKCPDRKKITACKNCSYFDFCWSGESDEPIRKPS